The sequence GCGCCACTTTCAGGATCTTTTGAAGGAATGTAGTCTTCGTTGTGCAGCTGTGAGTGGAACTCCCGGAAGCTAAGGGCCAGCTTCACGCAGGCCAGCACCAGTGTTATGGCGAAGAATATCTGTATGGACAACACGATGTAGCCGCTTGCCGAAGATGCGTCGAGATGGAGACCGCGGATTTGCCACAGGATGACGATTGCCACCAAGACGTAGATCACCTGCGAAGGACCGCACCCGATCGTACCGTGGCCGACACCGAGTAACGTCCATACTGACGCTCTGTGCTGATACGGGTAAATGCACTCAGAAAGAGAcatttagtttggtttggtttaaggggtttaacTTGCCGATGAGACTTAGGCTTTGAGGGacaccttagtgaagggctccggaaatttcgaccacctggggtgccgTATTCAAAAAGGCGATCTGGAGTGAAGGAGCAAAGTATGCGTAGCGGTATAAACAGAACTAATGTTCTGAATCCAAATCACCCGTTGAAACACGTTCTTTGGTTTCCCAGAACCAGAAAACTTGCTTGGGTTCGCCTATTGCAATACAAtcatgcctcgttaatacgaGCGGAGTTAATACGGACGACTAAAATTATGAATAAATTTTCTGGGGCCAAATCGTTTACAATGTATTTCATTATCATCAGTCTGactgcatccactgcaggacaagacATCTCCCGTATCTGTCCAATTAAACCAGCCCtatgccagccgcggccaccttatccccgcaaacttcttaatctcatccgcccccttaactttctgccgcccactgttatgctcgccttctcttggaatctgtTCCATCATCCTTAGCGATCATCAGTCATCTTGCCTCCGTATTACGTGCCCCGCTCAAGCCCATTTGTTCTTCTTGagttcaactaggatgtcattaatccacgtttcttccctgacccactctgcagTGTTCGtctctcttaacgctacaccaaTCATTTTACATTCCGtacctcgctgcgttgttcttaagtGGAACCCTTTTAGTtatcctccacatttctgcctcataggtgagcaccggtaagatacgaCTCTTATAtacgtttctcttgagggatattggtaaactgccattattTATCCGAGAAAACCTGCaaaatgcgctccatcccattcttttTATTCTTGCTACTTTGTTGTCGTGATTCAGATCtacggtcactacctgccataagcaGACGTATTCGCTTACCACTGAAAGCCGCTctctaccaattgtaaactgatgttcccttccgagactgcaGAAGATTACCTTGGTTTTGTGCATATTAATTtgtagacccaccgttctgctttgcctgtctaggtcattgatcatgctttgcacttGATGCCTTGATTGgcttagcaaggcagtgtcatcaacaAATGCAGACTActgaggtattcttcattaattcTTATCCCTAGCTGTTCCCAgcccaggcctcggaacacctctcGTGAACAGACGGCGAATAAAAGTGCAGAGATCGTGTctgcctgcctgacacccttccaccttggaattttattgctggctttatatCGGATTTGGGAGGCTGTGTAGCCTTTATAGAATATTCGTTCTGTAATTTTACGTAAATCTATTTTACATCTTGGTTaagaatgcctgcatgactgctgaggtttcgactgagtcaaatgcttccgCGTAATCTGTGAAGGaatggttatattctgcgcatttctctaacacctgattgacagtgtgtaTATTGTCTATTATCGAGTACCCTTTACAAAAGCGTGCCTCATCATTTCGTTCATTCAAGTCTttggttgccctgactctattaacgATTACCTCGGTAAAACCTCATAGGCAGCGGACATTAAGCTGACGGGTCTAATTTCTTAAGTCCTTCAGGTTTCCTTTCGACGCAATTACGCGTGGTTAATGTGGAAGCTCGCTGTTCTGGCAAGCGGAAAATGCACAGAGCCCATGGGAGCTCATGCATTATTGCCTCGTTGATACAGATGCTGATGGGAACCAGATGACCAGTGCTTCAATTTGATGTTTGATTTTCAGTATTTTGGGTGGAGGACACAAGAGGACTGCAGCAAAAATTTTAAATGGCTTAGTGATCTTCCTTTTCCAACGTGGATTATGCTTTAATGTGCAAATCTAGCTAGTCGACTTGCCTTACCATTATTCGCATTGCATGAATGGCTATGAAGAAAAATAtctgtggtttagttctggttaatcGTGGAGTGACgggagagctacatctggccgagtggcaCTAGCTCATTCgaattgaaaagtcagtctttcgccgctccgtttcgctgggcgttccttcatcttcgtccctggccGTGGaatcactctctccccctctccccttcCCACCTCCCCGCTAGTTTTCGCCGGAgcgccgcgccgcaggcagctgctccgcaccacgtgaccaaccacgtgaccggccacggcgccgccacgtagctcaagggcggccacgcagctgAAGGgctgccacgttgaaggctcgaagtgctagcgtaatgtagctatctctacaaaaTTCTCTTGCAGCTTTTGCCACGTAGAGAGCCGTACTAAGTAGCTTTCTGCCAAGTGAGAGCTGATAGGTAGTAGCGGTTTGTGGGATGTGGACAGTTGTAGTAGGAGTTAAGTCATTTGGCAACGACACGTCATAAAGTTTATCATAGGCCACTCAGTGGTCTAGGATACCTTAGACGCTCCTGATAATGGGCCTGTAGCTCAAAATTTGTTTAATTTCAACTTCACTGGTTACCACTATGCACTGAAGCACACCTTAATCATAGCGTGTTTCTATGTGAATATTTTTTCTTCACAACTCGTTAATAAGGACGACTATGTTTATGGACAGTTTTGTTCAGGGACCAGcatgtccatattaacgaggcccGACTTACGCCCCAGGAGAGGATGCTCTGCCTTCGCGGCAGACCAGTTGCCATGTTCTGCAACGGTTCATTGCATTTTCTATTTCACTTGGCCGTGACGTGAGTGTGACGAAAGAAACACCTTGGGGCTAACCACAGACAGCGGACCTGGTCAGGACGCCGCAGCTAGCCAGCCTACTTCCGCCGCGTTCAGCCCGGTTGAGGTACGCACACCACACTGGGCTAACTCGTCGCGCAAACGAGGGCCAGTTTCTTTTTTTGAGTCTGAATCAGCGGCGATAAAGCTCGTCAGGCGGTTCATGCGTGTCGTCGTGCTCGGTCACTCGTGGGCGTCGCCGCCGGTCGACCAGTGCGCCACGGAGGCTCGATCCAGGCGGGTTCATTCAAGCCGGGAGCGTGGTGGACATGTTTGTCAGGACCAGCGTGACGTCTTCGCTAACGCTCTACGGCAATGAAAGCAGCGACCAATGGCAGAGGACACAATGAAAAGGTACGGAAATGGATCGTTGCAGAATACGGCTGCAGGTAGCGTTACGGGCGCTAGGAGCATTAGCAATTTGCGGCATCTCATGACTGGAGAAAGCGAAGTGTGCCATATAGTTTTTATTGCTTCTTTCCTTCCTCTGGGCCTCCCGCGTCACTGCCAAAAATAGCCTCGCATAAAAGTTTCACTTTGTCGTCAGCTCGAAAGCAACAGCGATGCGGGTTACGGGCTTTGCTTTCGCCTGCTTAGAGTTGACGACGCAGTGCAAGCCCTCTGAAGAGAGGCTCGTCCGCTCAAATGCGCCGATAAGGCGAGCGCTGGGTGGTGCGCTTTGTTTTGCCTAGTTCttaagtattttttttattttttaattttttgtttggaGAGATGGGGGAATTGCGCTTGGTGCTTGCACAGGCACAAAGCTCTGTCACTGCTTGCAGCTTCAACGCTGTCCTTAATTCTGTGTgcacgcgtgtgtgcgtgcaggATTGCGTGTGCCAATGAAAGTTTCCCCTTCACTGTGGCCTCAATTGACGCTCAGATATCGTTGCCTGGGGCGAGGTTGGGCCAGTGTAGTATGATTCTTCTATTATGTTTCGATCTCGTCGtctgccgcgcccactggcagTTTCCTGTGGCAGCGAGACGTGGCGTCGCTTGTAGCAAGGACACACTCCATCGTAGCGGCCAACACCGCGCAACGTCTGGGCTAATGCGCTGCGGCGACCGCTTGAAGGCGTTTAAGTACGGTAGTAAAACAGAATTGAACTGCAAATAGAATTATACCAGCCCGGCCCAACCTTGGCTTTCTCTTTCGGCGGTTCCTGGGGGTCAGCATACATAGCAGCGGGAAAACATACTATGAAAGATGCAGACAAGAAGATGGCATTCGACGAATGAGGGCCATTATGATTTCTGGGCTATAAATATAATAATTCGAAGCAACCAATATCTTATTCGTATAATAACCACGCTGGGCAATCCTATAGGTGTACCTATTGGCGGTCGCGTTCGTGCGTTTCTTTCTGTGTTTTGCAAATGCATGAGCAAAAGGTAATCCTTTTATGCGACTGCATTAATTTTAATCTAGAAAATGATTTCATACGTGCCGAGCACTTAATTATTGTTTTGGTCTTCCTCAGTCTTTTGAGCAGAACACATTACATGCTCTTGTAGCCTATGGATCGGTTTTAAAGGAAACCAATGGCTTTCGGACCTGTAATAAAGTAAACTGCCGGCCGTCGGTGATCTTAGTTGTATGCTCACAAACAGCGGGGCCTTCATCTTTAACGTCAATTATTTCTAGCAGTTGAAAAGCTGCACTCGTTGCCTGCACTGAATGCAAACAGGTTGGCTTGGTTTACTCAGGTTTGCGGACTTAACGCGTGAGCACTAGCAGGAATGGGCGCTCTACTTCGGAGTGAGGGACAGAGGCAAAAAATCTATACCATTTAAAGCTATGGTGCTGCGCAGGTGCTGTAGGCTCTAAAAAGTTTACTGACTACGCAAGTCATTAAAAAATGTTCGGACCTGGCGCTCAAACTTGAACTGAAAGATTTTCTGCGTCCACCACGCACTGAACGGTAGATTACACTCTCTCACTGTGATGGGCACGGCATCGGCTGAAGACGTAACATCGTTTTAAAAACTTTTACTGCTTTTGAcggtcgcggcggctgcgtttttatggaggaaaaacgctaaggcgcccgtgtgctatgcgatgtcagtgcacgttaaagatcccaggtggtcgaaattattccggagccctccactacggcacccctttctacctttcgtctttcactccctcccttatcgcttcccttacggcgcggttcaggtgtccaacgatatatgagacagatactgcgccatttcctttccccaaaaaccaattattattattattattttgacggagggatttcgccgtcacctcacgtttgacattgaacgtccttgctgcgccgctccTATAGCAATGCATCatgtgacttcgccgcgccgccgagCCGAGTTTTCGCCGCcgctgcgccggggctccacagccgcggagcgggtgctgcctgaccacgtgatctagccgagcctcagctggataaaaaaattccactgctgaactgctgctgaacctggttaaccactgctgaacctggttagagagcgaaatctgcagtgcatcgggcaagtagatgcggcttggcatGTGCAAtgatgagtgcgttccgcacacgtatatataggcagcgcgcccaccctgccaccctgcagcaggtggcagttaaattaatggttgattgcggaaggttggtcacccaatgaaggCTTCGGCCTACTGCTGCGGTTCCGCGTGTCAGCCACATCGTTGTCagctctaatgcatgcagcctacaTCTCTCTGTCACCGCCTCCACGTAACTGAATGCGCGATTgtggcgtccactgacccagggagacaATTATGTGCCCTTCTTTTCCTAAAACTCGTCGGAGCCTAGACCGTTTGCAACGCCGACGCCATTGAACACAATGAGAACCGACAGCTTTCGGTAACCCTTTTTGCGGCGTCCGCGTTCAATGTGCTTTCGCTTCCGACTGCACGAGTGATAAAGACGCTGTAGGCCTGCCCAGAGGCATCCCTAAGAGGAACGGAAAAGCGCTTCGCTGCCTAAATGTCTCCGCAGTCTGCGCTGAGTGGTCCATATTTCCTGAATCGAAAGTATGCTTCTTCGCTAGAGTGCCAGCACCCTAAACGCTCAGGCTCACTGCTAAGACTACCAAAGCGGCGCACAACAGAGGCACATTGACGTTCGAACTTACGTATGCAGCCATTTTCTTGAACTTCGAGGTGAACCATCCTTTGGCAGCGCTGCTTTCCGTGGACTCGATGGCCTCGATTATAGCAGTCTCGCTCTCAGTGCGCCTGAAGGTaagcctcgcggacggcatcTTCAATGACTGCGGTGGTGGGCTTGGAACGCAGCCGAAGGAACAAGGAAGAAGCTCTACCCCTCGTTTCTCGTGCCTCGTGACGCGGTCTTCTTTTTCTACTTCGGCAGCATAGGCGTTtcgaaaggtaaaaaaaattggtgattcaaaaaagaaaaaaaagcacatgtaGCGATAGGATATAGGGATCCTTTGCGGTGTAAAGACAAACGCAAACGGGAAACAGACCCAATCAAGGACGGGCGCTCTTGTAGCCGATATATTATGTGGAAATGACATATTTCGTTTCTTCTTTTGTTTATGGGAGGATGCTGTTGGTCAGAAGATAAGCTTTTCGTCTTTCTTTCCGCGGTCTTAGGGCGCCGCGGGTTTATCTTTGTGTTAGAAGGGCACTGAGAGTCTTCAAGGAGGATAACCAAACTTTTTTGAAAGCTGAAGGCCTGTATTGACGTAAATGGACTGAATCCATCCTCACATCAGTTTTATTGCGTACTGTTCGCGGTGTTGCTACCTCTGTCACCATTTTCCATAACCGGAGCGGATCTGAGCTAGCAAGACTGAACGGAGCAGCGCACTCTTGCCCTGTGCGGATCCTGCTAACCTGGCAGCAAGCGGCTAAAAGTGCAGCTCGACATTCTGCTCTTCGAGGAACCCGTCGTCGTCTGACTTCGCCGGAGAGGAGGAAGCCATGGTAACGACATAAGTGGACTTAATCGCCCATGTCGTCCTCGTCGTCCACGTCAGCCAGGTAGCCTTGGTCGCACTCGGTGCTCTAAACGTCCTCGTCGCTTTGGTCGTCCTGGTAGTCCAGGCCCTCCGGGTCACCGAGGTCATCCATGTCATCCAGCTCATCTTGACTGCCCAGGTCGTCCAGATCGTTTAAGTTATACAGATCGTCCTGATCATTGTGATCGTACTGGTAGTCCGAGTCGTTTTCTCTCGATCCGCCTGTCTTGTCTGTGGTGTCAATAATTTCTTGCGGAATAATGTACTCCTCGCTGAACAGCTGCGTGAAAAAGTTCGGGACGCTCATAAGCAGCTTGACCCAGGCCAGCCCCACACTGAGGATAAGGAGAATGTGCGGAGACATCTGCATGTAGAGGACAGTAGAAAGCATTTCGAAGTACAGGCCGAGGTTTTTCCACAAGATCAGGACTGCTACCCCAATGAACATCACCCGCGCGCACACCGTACTTAAGTAAACAACATCCAAGGCGACTCTTACACAGCGGCCTCTCCAAGTGTGCAAATGGTGAGCATCTGCCACTGCCCGATTTGAGGCAAGTGATAAGGCTAGAACGCTTGCCAGGCATAGTGCAAGGCGTATCGAGGCAGCGACACCGACGAGTGTCCATCACCAATCAGCCGGTATGCCTCTTTGCGCAGAGAAGCCTTTCGCTATCCGTTAGTGCTAGCAGTAAAACAAACAGTTCTGACTACGATTCGTCTCGAGAAGTTGCATTTGTTCACGAAGAATTCCTTGTTACAATGCCTACACGAAAGGAATCGGGAGTAAATGCGACGAAACTAGCTCAAATAGCGTTAATAGACGAGAGTTCATTTGAGTCGAGTCTCCGTCCTATTGCTCACTGCTGGGAAGATGTTTTTGATGACGAAAGCGTTTTAAGGGACCACTCGTCTTTTTCCCGCACTGTGTGCAAGAAGAAAGGCCATACCTACGTCGTTGCAGCAGCAGTAACGGAAGAATCGGAGCTCAGCGAGGATGTGTACTGGCTCTGAAAGGTCGCGTTGCCTATCCAGCGGCATCGGCGGCTTGCTAGGTGAAAACAGCCAATCCATCATTTGGCTAAAATACATGAGAAATGGAAGTGTGTCCCAAGGAGCCGTTACTGCTGCTGCAGCTAATGTCTAGTGTGTGACAGCGATAGCTACTAGAGCGGCATTCTGGGAAAAAGCGGCGCCCGGCGTTCCTGGACTCAAAACAATAGGAACCTCCACGTAAGTTTCGAGGAAGATGAAGGGGAAGGCGCTCTCTCGATTGCTCTCTATTACTGCCGCGACCGCGTTTGCTGCTTGGAATCATTGCCAGGAATTCGGGAGAAGCGTTTCTAGTTtccttggctgccaccacgtggcgcatCTCTTTGAACATTTACAAACAGCATCGTCAGTGAAGTAAGATTGAAAGAGAATGACCGAGTGGCTGCCGATAAATCTCTCTTGGCCACTAGGCTTAGCGACACGGGCTGAGCGCTGTCCCCAATTCTGGTAATCGGCGGCTAATAGGTGttctcacgtgacgtcatgggcgcCGTGTTGTCCAGCGCGTAGCTTATTGATGCACTCGGGATGATGCGGCCAAAATCCAGAGCTCTTAGATCGCTCCAGTTGTTAAACACCGCTTCAAAATGTGACTAGTGACTTGTCCCATGCAGGGGACATTTTGCGGgaatggatggaaggatggatggaagtTAGGAGCGTCCCCTATGAGACGGGGCGGTGGCTGTTTCAACCATGTTTGGCTGTCTTTTTTCTTATCGCTTACGATGGTGGCGCTCTCTGGAAGCGGGCAAAAAGATCTGTTCACCATGCATTATGTGTATGCATTTTTGATAATTCACCTGTTTCCCTGATTTTGTTGGCAGGCGGCTGTGGCTTTAGCAACAGTCTCGGTGTTTGCAATTCGTAAAATGTTTAGGTTAGTGCCCATGGGCGTGGCAACCAACCTTAAGCCCTCCAGTTCTTCTCCACTGAGACAGCCGTTTTATGACACACGAACGCTATAGAAAATTTCGCAATTGGAAACATGCAGGAGTCTGGCGATACGCCTGGGGTACGTGAATACTTTAGGCGTGTCAGTTGAGCAGGCCTGAAGGCCGCGCCCATGACTAATGTTCTTATCGGCACCTGCTCCCGCTTGTGTCGCTGCATCTACGCGCTGGACAAACAAGTGGCCCCGTTACGTAACGCGATGACGCCTTTTTCGCGCCTAGCGTTGCGAGGGAGAAGCTGTGAGAGGGAACAGAAGACGAGCTCTCGCTGCCTCCGCCTCACCGGCGCAGCCTCTCTTGAACACCTGAACGGACGGCGTAACGCCG is a genomic window of Amblyomma americanum isolate KBUSLIRL-KWMA unplaced genomic scaffold, ASM5285725v1 scaffold_42, whole genome shotgun sequence containing:
- the LOC144112071 gene encoding uncharacterized protein LOC144112071, which codes for MPSARLTFRRTESETAIIEAIESTESSAAKGWFTSKFKKMAAYVIYVLVAIVILWQIRGLHLDASSASGYIVLSIQIFFAITLVLACVKLALSFREFHSQLHNEDYIPSKDPESGASADGGGGDERDDFEDFCRLQGFPLPGQPKSDAESDDEESGEMQRVELRF